The Clostridiales bacterium genome includes a window with the following:
- the hrcA gene encoding heat-inducible transcription repressor HrcA → MLLDDRKRKILQVIIDDYINTAEPVGSRTLARKHEIGLSSATIRNEMADLEELGLLEQLHTSSGRRPSDEGYRFYVDELLKNKDFYNELSVEEMERIKEAMEIRIDELNGLIRKAASVIANMTNYTAVAVVSGMAKSEIKAVQIVPIEVDRALVIIVTKDGTVKNNMIRLDDEVQPDALIDLSIVFNKMLKGVTIEKINENMLDSIKKVVGDKLPDQLVECILNGVVDCIHQIDNREVYLDGTNNILNFPEFCDIQKAKEFLSLLDAKEMVDNILIENTKSDEDICIQIGKENKSELIRDCSLITTTYGVDGNIIGTIGIIGPKRMEYSRVISIMNWVKKKINEDILKILGDI, encoded by the coding sequence ATGCTTCTAGATGATAGGAAAAGAAAAATATTGCAAGTAATCATAGATGATTACATAAATACAGCTGAACCTGTAGGGTCGAGAACACTAGCAAGGAAGCATGAGATAGGCCTAAGTTCCGCGACAATTAGAAATGAAATGGCAGATTTAGAAGAGCTAGGTTTATTAGAACAGCTTCACACGTCGTCGGGAAGAAGACCATCAGACGAAGGATATAGGTTTTACGTAGATGAGCTTCTAAAGAATAAAGATTTCTATAATGAATTATCTGTTGAAGAGATGGAAAGAATAAAGGAGGCTATGGAGATAAGGATAGATGAGCTAAATGGTCTTATAAGAAAAGCTGCATCTGTTATAGCTAATATGACAAACTATACAGCAGTGGCAGTGGTTTCAGGTATGGCCAAAAGCGAAATAAAGGCAGTTCAGATAGTTCCAATAGAGGTTGATCGTGCATTGGTTATAATAGTAACTAAGGATGGCACGGTTAAAAATAATATGATACGTTTAGACGACGAAGTACAGCCTGATGCTTTGATTGATTTGTCAATAGTGTTCAATAAAATGCTAAAAGGTGTTACTATAGAAAAAATCAATGAGAACATGTTGGATAGTATCAAAAAAGTTGTTGGGGATAAACTTCCAGATCAATTAGTTGAGTGTATATTAAATGGAGTTGTCGACTGTATACATCAAATAGATAACAGAGAGGTCTATTTGGATGGAACAAACAATATACTAAACTTTCCAGAGTTTTGTGACATACAAAAGGCGAAAGAATTTTTAAGCTTGCTTGATGCAAAGGAGATGGTTGACAACATACTGATAGAGAATACAAAATCGGATGAAGACATATGCATTCAAATAGGCAAAGAAAATAAAAGTGAGCTTATAAGAGACTGTAGTCTTATTACAACCACATATGGAGTAGACGGTAACATTATAGGAACAATAGGTATAATAGGTCCCAAAAGGATGGAATATTCGCGAGTTATATCAATTATGAATTGGGTCAAGAAGAAGATAAATGAGGATATACTAAAAATTTTGGGAGATATATAA
- the grpE gene encoding nucleotide exchange factor GrpE, producing MKLKNGKEEPKEEKRPRADPEKEDIKESNGVSELKSKLRDFKEKLSTIEKERDEVKDSYQRLRAEFDNYKKRTQKEKEAIYIDSVADAVGSILPVVDNFERALAQDTDNADAIREGMQMIYRQLQDAIKSLGVKEIPSVGEKFDPKLHNAVMHVEDDGCEDNVVIEEFQKGYSLKDKVIRHSMVKVAN from the coding sequence ATGAAATTAAAAAATGGTAAAGAAGAACCAAAAGAAGAAAAAAGGCCTAGAGCCGATCCAGAAAAAGAAGACATAAAAGAATCAAATGGTGTGTCGGAGCTTAAGTCAAAATTGAGAGATTTTAAAGAAAAGCTTTCGACAATTGAAAAAGAAAGAGATGAGGTAAAAGATTCTTATCAGCGACTTAGAGCTGAGTTTGATAACTATAAAAAAAGGACTCAAAAAGAAAAGGAAGCAATATATATAGATAGTGTTGCAGATGCAGTTGGGAGTATATTACCCGTTGTGGATAATTTTGAGAGAGCATTGGCACAAGATACAGATAATGCAGATGCTATAAGAGAAGGAATGCAGATGATATACAGACAGCTGCAAGATGCAATAAAGAGTCTTGGAGTAAAGGAAATACCTTCAGTAGGAGAGAAATTCGATCCAAAGTTACATAATGCTGTTATGCATGTGGAAGATGATGGGTGTGAAGATAATGTTGTGATCGAGGAATTCCAAAAGGGGTATAGCCTAAAAGACAAAGTTATAAGACACAGCATGGTTAAAGTAGCAAATTAA
- the dnaK gene encoding molecular chaperone DnaK yields the protein MGKVIGIDLGTTNSCVAVMEGGEPTVIPNPEGNRTTPSVVAFTKENERLVGQVAKRQAVTNSDRTVISIKRDMGTDRKVQIDDKKYSPQEISAMILQKLKQDAESYLGEKVSQAVITVPAYFSDAQRQATKDAGKIAGLEVLRIINEPTAAALAYGLDKEKDQKILVFDLGGGTFDVSILEIGDGVFEVLATNGNNRLGGDDFDQKIIDYLVDVFKKENGIDLTSDKMAMQRLKEAAEKAKIELSGVTTSNINLPFITADQNGPKHLDVTLTRAKFDELTRDLVEKTMGPTKQAMSDAGLAPSKIDKILLVGGSSRIPAVQDAVKNFFGKDPFKGINPDECVAIGASIQAGVLTGEVKDLLLLDVTPLSLGIETLGGVFTKLIERNTTIPTKKSQVFSTAADGQTSVDVHVLQGEREMAQYNKTLGRFQLTGIPAAPRGVPQIEVTFDIDANGIVHVSAKDLGTNNEQKVTITSSTNLNDEEIDKAVKDAEKYAEEDKKRKEEIDVRNNADAMVYQTEKQMDELKDKISEDDKKAIQDKLDKLKETLKGTNTGDIKNATEELTKVFYDISSKMYQQQQAQNPNAGAGAQDGASAGQGANDNVYDADYKVVDDDKDNK from the coding sequence ATGGGAAAAGTTATAGGAATAGATTTAGGAACAACAAATTCATGTGTTGCAGTTATGGAAGGTGGAGAACCAACAGTAATACCAAATCCAGAAGGTAATAGAACAACTCCATCAGTGGTAGCATTTACAAAGGAAAATGAGAGACTAGTTGGTCAGGTCGCAAAAAGACAGGCGGTTACAAATTCAGATAGGACAGTTATATCAATAAAAAGAGATATGGGAACAGATAGAAAAGTTCAGATTGATGATAAAAAATATTCGCCACAAGAAATATCCGCAATGATACTTCAAAAATTAAAGCAAGATGCGGAAAGTTATCTTGGAGAGAAAGTGTCACAAGCAGTTATTACAGTGCCAGCATATTTTAGTGATGCGCAAAGACAGGCAACAAAGGATGCAGGAAAGATTGCTGGGCTAGAAGTTTTAAGAATAATTAATGAGCCAACAGCAGCAGCACTGGCATATGGCCTAGATAAAGAAAAAGATCAAAAAATATTAGTGTTTGACCTAGGTGGAGGAACATTTGATGTATCTATTCTAGAAATAGGTGATGGAGTGTTTGAGGTTTTGGCTACAAATGGTAACAATAGATTAGGTGGAGATGATTTCGATCAAAAAATAATAGATTACCTTGTAGATGTGTTTAAGAAGGAAAATGGAATAGATTTAACTTCTGATAAAATGGCAATGCAGAGATTGAAAGAAGCTGCGGAGAAAGCAAAAATAGAGTTATCCGGAGTTACAACATCCAATATAAATTTGCCGTTTATAACAGCTGATCAAAATGGGCCAAAGCACTTGGATGTAACTTTAACTCGTGCAAAATTTGATGAATTAACAAGGGATCTTGTTGAAAAGACAATGGGTCCAACAAAACAAGCAATGAGTGACGCAGGACTTGCACCATCAAAAATAGATAAAATATTATTGGTTGGAGGTTCAAGTAGAATTCCAGCAGTGCAAGATGCAGTAAAAAATTTCTTTGGCAAAGATCCATTTAAGGGAATAAATCCGGATGAATGTGTTGCAATAGGTGCATCTATACAGGCGGGAGTGTTAACAGGAGAAGTAAAAGATTTATTATTACTTGATGTAACACCTCTATCATTAGGTATAGAGACACTAGGTGGAGTGTTCACCAAGTTGATAGAAAGAAATACAACTATTCCTACAAAGAAGAGTCAAGTGTTCTCAACAGCAGCAGACGGTCAAACAAGTGTTGATGTACATGTGCTACAAGGAGAGAGGGAAATGGCACAGTACAATAAAACATTAGGAAGATTCCAGTTAACAGGAATTCCAGCAGCTCCAAGAGGAGTGCCACAAATAGAGGTTACATTTGATATAGATGCAAATGGAATAGTTCATGTTTCAGCAAAAGATTTGGGAACAAATAACGAACAGAAAGTTACAATTACATCATCAACAAATTTAAATGATGAGGAGATAGATAAAGCTGTAAAAGATGCAGAGAAGTACGCAGAAGAAGATAAAAAGAGAAAAGAAGAAATAGATGTAAGAAATAACGCAGATGCTATGGTATATCAAACAGAAAAGCAAATGGATGAGCTAAAGGATAAAATATCAGAAGATGATAAAAAGGCTATACAAGATAAGCTAGATAAGCTAAAAGAGACATTGAAGGGAACTAATACAGGAGATATAAAGAATGCTACAGAAGAGTTAACAAAAGTGTTCTATGATATTTCATCTAAGATGTATCAACAACAGCAGGCGCAAAATCCTAATGCAGGAGCGGGCGCACAAGATGGAGCCAGCGCAGGACAAGGTGCAAATGATAATGTATACGATGCAGATTATAAAGTTGTTGATGACGACAAAGATAATAAGTAA
- the dnaJ gene encoding molecular chaperone DnaJ, with translation MEKRDYYEVLGVSKGASDDELKKAYRKLAKKYHPDLNPNNKEAEAKFKEVNEAYEILSDSQKRARYDQFGHAANDPNSGFGGGQGGFGDFDFGDIFESFFGGGFGGRSQRTKNGPRRGNDLKYSVEITFLEAAFGVEKEINISRMEVCGTCKGTGCRKGESPVTCKACNGQGQIRYKQNTPFGQFVSTRTCDVCGGSGNVVVNPCTTCGGHGRVKQSKKIKINIPAGIGDGQTISLRGEGEGGIKGGPSGDLYVGIRIKEHPIFKRRDNNVYCEIPITFVQATLGAEIEVPTIDGKVKYTVPEGTQTGTIFRLKNKGIKSLRSNSRGDQYVTVKVEIPKKLKENQKEILREFDKVCGTQEYYEQGKSFFEKVKDIFK, from the coding sequence ATGGAAAAAAGAGATTATTATGAAGTACTTGGAGTTTCTAAGGGTGCATCAGATGATGAACTTAAGAAGGCATATAGGAAACTTGCTAAAAAATATCATCCTGACCTAAATCCAAATAATAAAGAAGCAGAGGCTAAGTTCAAAGAAGTGAACGAGGCATATGAGATATTGTCAGATTCACAAAAAAGAGCTCGATATGATCAGTTTGGTCACGCGGCAAATGATCCAAATAGTGGCTTTGGAGGAGGCCAAGGAGGATTTGGAGATTTTGATTTTGGAGATATATTTGAGAGCTTTTTTGGAGGAGGATTTGGAGGCCGTAGCCAAAGAACCAAGAATGGTCCAAGAAGAGGTAATGATTTAAAATATTCAGTAGAGATTACCTTCCTTGAAGCTGCGTTTGGAGTAGAGAAGGAGATAAATATATCACGTATGGAAGTTTGTGGTACATGTAAGGGAACTGGATGTAGAAAAGGTGAGTCGCCAGTTACATGTAAGGCTTGTAATGGACAAGGACAGATACGTTACAAACAAAATACGCCATTTGGACAGTTTGTATCTACCAGAACATGTGATGTATGTGGTGGAAGCGGTAACGTAGTGGTGAATCCATGTACTACATGTGGCGGTCATGGCCGAGTGAAACAGTCCAAGAAGATAAAGATAAATATTCCTGCGGGAATAGGTGATGGACAGACTATCTCGCTAAGAGGAGAAGGAGAAGGAGGTATAAAGGGAGGACCATCGGGAGATTTGTATGTTGGAATCAGAATAAAAGAGCATCCTATATTTAAAAGACGTGACAATAATGTATATTGTGAGATACCAATTACTTTTGTTCAAGCTACATTGGGTGCTGAAATAGAGGTACCAACAATTGATGGGAAAGTGAAGTATACTGTTCCAGAAGGTACACAAACAGGTACAATATTTAGGCTTAAGAATAAGGGAATTAAGTCTTTAAGAAGTAATAGTAGAGGAGATCAGTATGTTACTGTTAAAGTTGAGATCCCTAAGAAATTAAAAGAAAATCAAAAAGAAATTTTACGTGAGTTTGATAAGGTGTGTGGTACACAAGAGTACTATGAGCAGGGAAAGAGCTTTTTTGAAAAAGTAAAGGATATTTTCAAGTAA
- the prmA gene encoding 50S ribosomal protein L11 methyltransferase translates to MNWHEIVITTTHVASDAVCDMLNEMGAEGVVVKDPFDAKQELAKPNTSNYVDDDFFDELGEDVKVSAYFSEDQDKDELVCSIKEKLWLVSRFLDIGKGVVCYNNVLGEDWETSWKKYYKPIYISDRVVIKPSWEEYAAKENDLVIELDPGMAFGTGQHETTKLCSQFLEKYVREGDKVLDVGMGTGILSIISKKLGADKVFAVDIDDMCVKVAKENFAKNDVEIECMAGVLDDVMDTDFDIVVANIVANVIIDFSRDLSKYLKKGGVFVASGIIVDRKDQVLDALEKNNFTLLECTRDKDWIAMVFRYA, encoded by the coding sequence ATGAATTGGCATGAGATAGTTATAACGACGACACATGTTGCAAGTGATGCTGTTTGCGATATGTTAAATGAAATGGGCGCAGAAGGAGTGGTTGTAAAGGATCCTTTTGATGCGAAACAAGAATTAGCGAAACCTAACACATCAAACTATGTGGATGATGATTTTTTTGATGAGTTGGGTGAGGATGTGAAAGTTTCGGCATATTTTTCAGAGGATCAAGATAAAGATGAGCTTGTTTGTTCCATAAAAGAGAAGCTTTGGTTGGTGTCTCGTTTTTTAGATATTGGAAAAGGAGTAGTTTGTTACAATAATGTTTTAGGTGAAGATTGGGAGACTTCATGGAAGAAGTACTACAAGCCTATATACATATCAGATAGAGTTGTTATAAAACCATCATGGGAGGAGTATGCTGCCAAAGAAAATGATTTGGTTATAGAGTTGGATCCAGGAATGGCGTTTGGCACAGGACAACATGAGACGACAAAATTGTGTAGTCAATTTTTAGAAAAATATGTTAGAGAAGGCGATAAGGTATTAGATGTTGGTATGGGTACAGGAATATTGTCTATTATATCCAAGAAGCTTGGGGCAGACAAGGTTTTTGCAGTGGATATAGATGATATGTGTGTTAAGGTTGCAAAAGAGAATTTTGCCAAAAATGACGTAGAAATAGAGTGCATGGCTGGAGTCTTGGATGATGTTATGGATACGGATTTTGACATAGTTGTGGCTAACATAGTTGCTAATGTTATAATAGATTTTTCGAGAGATCTTTCAAAGTACTTAAAGAAAGGTGGAGTGTTTGTAGCATCTGGAATAATTGTAGATAGAAAAGATCAAGTTTTAGATGCATTGGAAAAGAATAATTTTACGCTACTTGAGTGTACAAGGGATAAAGATTGGATAGCGATGGTGTTTAGATATGCCTAA
- a CDS encoding 16S rRNA (uracil(1498)-N(3))-methyltransferase, with amino-acid sequence MPKFFVDKSDIKNNNIYIRGDSVNHIKNVLRLTIGDTLTVCDGDGYDYLAVISKEPSDCIEARVLSISDSNTEPSVDITLYQGVPKGSKMDLIIQKNVELGVKRIVPVICERTIVKLDKRDVQKKIDRWNKIAVAAAKQSGRGIIPSVHDPVLLVDAITMAKKSDLSLIPYEKEKERKLKDVLKAQSVKDVSVFIGPEGGFSEEEISIAVENGVLPVTLGNRIFRTETASIYMTSIIIYELD; translated from the coding sequence ATGCCTAAATTTTTTGTGGATAAAAGTGATATCAAAAATAATAATATATATATACGTGGAGATAGTGTAAATCACATAAAAAATGTTTTAAGACTTACGATAGGAGATACATTAACGGTGTGCGATGGTGATGGATATGATTATTTGGCTGTTATTTCAAAAGAACCGAGTGATTGCATAGAAGCACGAGTGTTGAGTATTTCTGATTCTAACACAGAGCCAAGTGTGGACATAACATTGTATCAGGGGGTTCCAAAAGGATCAAAAATGGATCTTATAATACAAAAAAATGTAGAGCTTGGTGTAAAGAGGATAGTTCCAGTTATTTGTGAACGAACTATAGTTAAGCTTGATAAAAGGGATGTTCAGAAAAAAATTGATAGGTGGAATAAGATTGCAGTTGCAGCAGCAAAACAATCAGGACGAGGAATTATACCCAGTGTACATGATCCGGTTTTGTTAGTAGATGCGATAACCATGGCAAAGAAGAGTGATTTGTCATTAATACCTTATGAAAAGGAAAAGGAACGTAAGCTAAAAGATGTTTTAAAAGCTCAATCTGTAAAAGATGTAAGTGTGTTTATAGGCCCAGAGGGAGGTTTTTCAGAAGAAGAGATATCCATTGCAGTTGAGAATGGAGTGTTGCCTGTGACACTTGGTAATAGAATTTTTAGAACAGAGACAGCATCAATATATATGACATCTATTATAATATATGAGTTGGACTAA
- a CDS encoding DUF370 domain-containing protein: MKLINIGFGNMISGERIVAIVSPESAPIKRIVQEARERGMLVDATYGRRTRSVVITDSDHIILSALQAETLGSRAGETGFDDNDEIDDVEFAEE, translated from the coding sequence ATGAAATTAATAAATATAGGTTTTGGAAATATGATTTCAGGAGAGAGGATTGTTGCTATTGTTAGTCCGGAGTCAGCGCCAATAAAGAGAATTGTGCAAGAAGCAAGAGAAAGAGGAATGTTGGTTGATGCAACTTATGGCAGAAGGACTAGGTCTGTTGTTATAACGGATAGCGATCACATAATACTATCAGCGCTTCAGGCCGAGACATTAGGTAGTAGGGCAGGAGAGACAGGTTTTGACGATAATGATGAAATTGATGATGTAGAATTTGCTGAAGAATAA
- the gmk gene encoding guanylate kinase — protein MQEGVLVVVSGSSGVGKGTILRKLVKDNENIKFAISATTRKPRPGEVDGVDYFFKTEEEFRAMMENDELVEWVNYCGNFYGKSKKYIEEMSKAGYDLVVEVEVEGAKNVKKVYPDSISVFILPPSFEDLERRLRDRGTESEESIQRRLKRARDEQKEVQNYDYTVVNDEIDNVIGFIIKIINDKKHSNQTKGGI, from the coding sequence ATGCAAGAAGGGGTATTGGTTGTAGTTTCGGGATCGTCTGGAGTTGGAAAAGGGACGATCTTAAGAAAGTTGGTTAAAGATAATGAAAATATAAAATTTGCCATATCCGCAACGACAAGAAAGCCCAGACCGGGTGAAGTAGATGGTGTAGATTATTTTTTTAAGACAGAAGAAGAGTTTCGTGCTATGATGGAGAATGATGAACTCGTTGAGTGGGTGAATTACTGTGGTAATTTTTATGGGAAAAGCAAAAAATATATTGAAGAAATGTCGAAAGCAGGGTATGATTTAGTAGTGGAGGTTGAAGTAGAGGGGGCCAAAAACGTAAAGAAGGTTTATCCAGATAGTATATCAGTTTTTATATTGCCACCGTCGTTTGAGGACCTTGAAAGAAGGTTAAGGGATAGAGGAACTGAATCAGAGGAGAGTATACAAAGAAGGCTTAAGAGGGCAAGAGATGAGCAAAAGGAAGTACAAAACTACGATTATACTGTTGTAAATGATGAGATAGACAATGTTATTGGATTTATAATAAAAATAATTAATGATAAAAAGCACAGTAATCAAACTAAAGGGGGTATATAG
- a CDS encoding DNA-directed RNA polymerase subunit omega, which yields MINPSIGKLLTRVDSRYTLVVVVAKRARQLNDGSTRLADCDSEKAVTVAVNEVGENKITYIRTKSGIK from the coding sequence ATGATTAATCCTAGTATAGGAAAATTGTTGACAAGAGTGGATAGTAGATATACGTTGGTGGTTGTTGTTGCAAAAAGAGCAAGACAGTTAAATGATGGATCAACTAGATTAGCTGATTGTGATTCAGAAAAAGCGGTAACAGTAGCTGTTAATGAAGTGGGCGAGAATAAAATAACTTACATAAGAACAAAGAGTGGAATAAAATAA
- a CDS encoding glycine--tRNA ligase, with the protein MAEDKTMEKIVSLCKRRGIIYPGSEIYGGLANTWDYAPLGVELKNNVKKIWWKKFIQENTLNVGIDCAILMNPQTWVASGHVGGFSDPLIDCKECKVRYRADKLIEDWNKENNKQVAVDGWSNEKLLNYIEENGITCTSCGKKNFTDIRKFNLMFKTFQGVTEDSKAEIYLRPETAQGIFVNFKNVQRTSRKKIPFGIGQIGKSFRNEITPGNFTFRTREFEQMELEFFCEPGEDLKWFGYWKDFCYKWLLSLGLKAENLKLRDHSKEELSHYSNATTDIEFKFPFGWGELWGIADRTDFDLKQHMEHSKEDLAYFDPVTNEKYVPYCIEPSLGADRVTLAFLCDAYDEEEVSEGDIRTVLHFHPALAPVKVAVLPLSKKLSDDAVVLYERLLKKYNCEFDETGSIGKRYRRQDEIGTPYCVTFDFDSKEDNCVTVRDRDTMEQERISIDKLEEYLEQRIEII; encoded by the coding sequence ATGGCAGAAGATAAGACTATGGAAAAGATCGTTTCGTTATGCAAGAGACGAGGTATTATATATCCGGGATCAGAGATATATGGAGGTCTTGCAAATACATGGGATTATGCACCATTGGGAGTAGAGCTTAAAAATAACGTGAAAAAGATATGGTGGAAGAAATTTATACAGGAAAATACATTAAATGTGGGTATAGATTGTGCAATTTTGATGAATCCTCAAACTTGGGTTGCATCAGGTCATGTTGGAGGTTTTAGTGATCCGTTGATAGATTGTAAAGAGTGTAAAGTAAGATATAGAGCGGATAAATTAATAGAGGATTGGAACAAAGAGAATAACAAGCAAGTGGCAGTGGATGGATGGAGTAATGAGAAATTATTAAATTACATAGAAGAAAATGGCATAACATGCACATCGTGTGGTAAGAAGAATTTTACTGACATAAGAAAGTTCAATTTAATGTTTAAGACATTTCAAGGTGTTACAGAGGACAGTAAGGCAGAGATTTATTTGAGACCGGAAACAGCACAAGGAATATTTGTTAATTTTAAAAATGTTCAAAGAACATCGAGAAAGAAAATACCTTTTGGTATAGGTCAAATAGGTAAGTCATTTAGAAATGAAATAACGCCGGGAAACTTTACATTTAGGACAAGAGAGTTTGAACAGATGGAGTTAGAATTCTTCTGTGAGCCAGGTGAAGATTTGAAATGGTTTGGTTATTGGAAAGATTTTTGCTATAAGTGGTTGTTGAGTTTGGGCCTTAAAGCAGAGAATCTTAAGTTAAGAGATCACTCAAAAGAGGAGTTGTCGCATTATAGCAATGCTACAACAGATATAGAATTCAAATTTCCATTTGGATGGGGAGAGCTATGGGGTATAGCAGATAGAACAGATTTCGATTTGAAACAGCATATGGAGCATTCAAAGGAGGATTTGGCGTATTTTGATCCAGTAACAAATGAAAAATATGTGCCATATTGTATAGAGCCATCATTAGGTGCAGATAGGGTGACGCTTGCATTTTTGTGTGATGCGTATGATGAAGAAGAGGTTTCGGAGGGTGATATTAGAACGGTATTGCATTTTCATCCTGCATTAGCACCAGTGAAAGTTGCAGTACTTCCATTGTCTAAGAAATTATCAGATGATGCAGTGGTGTTGTATGAACGATTGCTTAAAAAATATAATTGCGAGTTTGATGAAACTGGTAGCATAGGAAAGAGATATAGAAGACAAGATGAAATAGGTACGCCATATTGCGTGACATTTGATTTTGATTCTAAAGAAGATAATTGTGTGACAGTAAGAGATAGAGATACAATGGAACAAGAGCGTATATCAATAGATAAATTAGAGGAGTACCTAGAACAGAGAATAGAAATAATATAA
- the lspA gene encoding signal peptidase II, whose translation MSSIIVMLLVMLDQVTKFLVNFRLASNHEVEVINGWFYLANVRNRGAAWGILQNGRVLFIVVTLLAMYIMLYLIRSTCKNYVKVALMLVLGGSMGNFIDRVMRGYVIDFLDCYIFGYHFPTFNMADIFITIGVILLLYCILLDKDFQNIGKEREV comes from the coding sequence ATGAGTAGCATAATTGTGATGTTGCTAGTGATGTTAGACCAGGTGACAAAGTTTCTTGTAAATTTTAGGTTAGCCAGTAATCACGAGGTTGAAGTGATAAATGGATGGTTTTACTTGGCAAATGTTAGAAACAGGGGTGCTGCGTGGGGAATATTGCAAAATGGAAGGGTATTATTTATAGTGGTTACTCTGTTGGCTATGTACATTATGTTGTATCTTATTAGGAGTACATGCAAAAACTACGTTAAAGTTGCGTTAATGTTGGTGTTAGGAGGCTCAATGGGTAATTTTATTGATAGAGTAATGAGGGGATATGTAATAGATTTTTTGGATTGTTACATATTCGGGTATCACTTTCCTACATTTAATATGGCGGATATCTTTATAACAATTGGAGTGATTTTGCTACTGTATTGTATTTTGCTAGATAAGGATTTTCAAAATATTGGGAAGGAAAGGGAAGTGTAA
- a CDS encoding RluA family pseudouridine synthase, with protein sequence MEKVRIISDTDGKRLDKYISDKLDKYSRNFVSKLIDDGLVTVDGIIRKSNYKIKLNDSVEVCIPEPEHLDVLPEDIPLDVVYEDDDIIVVNKPKGMVVHPAAGNREGTLVNALLKHCEGKLSDINGVIRPGIVHRIDKDTTGLLVVAKNNVAHEFLSELFSRHDIIRKYVAVVEGVINREAGKIDAPIGRHPNDRKKMTINAKNGRRAVTHFKVLERFKNATLIEITLETGRTHQIRVHMSSIGYPVMGDSVYGRKNKYNLIGQTLHAKTLGFLHPSTKEYIEFDSELPEYFKKLLEKLREE encoded by the coding sequence ATGGAGAAAGTTAGGATAATTTCAGATACTGATGGCAAAAGATTGGATAAATATATATCAGACAAGTTAGATAAATATTCTAGAAACTTTGTAAGCAAGTTGATAGATGATGGCTTAGTTACAGTGGATGGAATTATCCGAAAGTCTAATTACAAAATAAAGTTAAATGATAGTGTGGAAGTGTGTATACCAGAGCCAGAGCATCTTGATGTGTTGCCAGAGGATATACCGCTTGATGTTGTGTACGAAGATGATGATATCATAGTGGTAAATAAACCTAAGGGTATGGTGGTGCATCCAGCGGCAGGTAATCGTGAGGGGACTTTGGTAAATGCACTTCTTAAGCATTGTGAAGGAAAGTTGTCAGATATAAATGGAGTTATACGACCAGGCATAGTACATAGAATAGATAAAGATACGACAGGTCTTTTGGTTGTGGCTAAGAATAATGTTGCACATGAATTTTTAAGTGAATTATTTTCAAGGCATGATATAATAAGAAAGTATGTAGCTGTTGTCGAAGGGGTAATTAATAGAGAGGCCGGAAAGATAGATGCGCCCATAGGGAGACATCCTAACGACAGAAAAAAAATGACTATAAATGCGAAGAATGGTAGGAGGGCGGTAACACATTTTAAAGTATTGGAGAGATTTAAAAATGCTACATTAATAGAGATTACATTAGAAACGGGGCGTACGCATCAGATACGTGTACATATGTCTAGTATAGGGTATCCAGTGATGGGGGATTCTGTTTATGGTAGAAAAAATAAATATAATTTAATAGGACAGACTCTCCATGCAAAAACATTAGGTTTTTTGCACCCGTCTACCAAAGAATATATAGAATTTGATTCCGAATTACCAGAATATTTCAAAAAATTGCTAGAGAAGTTAAGGGAAGAATAA